From the genome of Bacteroidia bacterium:
TTATACGATAGAGGATGTGCGCGACACCGCTCATGGTGTGTTTTCGTCTAATAGTCAAAAAAATATTTCAAAAAAAATCAGTGCTACCCTGTAAGAAAAATAATTTTCAACTACTCAAAAATGTCCGCACGAAAAATTAGTTTTTACACCGCCGTTTCCGTCGTCATCGCCAATATGATTGGCACTGGGGTTTTCACGAGCCTCGGTTTTCAATTATTCGATATTCAATCTGTTTTCGGAATTATTTTATTGTGGGTAGTTGGCGGAATTATTGCGCTTTGCGGCGCATTGTCTTACGGAGAACTTGCTTCCGCGATGCCGCGTTCAGGCGGAGAATACCATTATCTTTCCAAATTATTACATCCTTTCGTTGGATTTTTATCTGGCTGGGTTTCTGTAACCGTAGGTTTTTCAGTGCCCGTAGCCTTATCCGCAATGGCTTTGGGGAAATATGTAAACGAAGTGTATCCAACATTAAATCCTGCAATGCTGGGTTGCTCCGTTGTTATTTTAATTACACTCGTACATTCTTTCAATCTTAAAAATAGTGCGAAATTTCAAAATATTTTTACCGTATTAAAAGTGTTGTTGATTTTATTTTTTATCGTTGCTGGATTTACAATAAATACTTCGCAACCAATTTCTATCCTTCCCATTAATAGCCTTATTCCGAGCGAAAGCTGGAAAAGTATTTTTAGTCCAGCATTTGCTGTTTCATTGATTTATGTGTCCTACGCTTATTCGGGCTGGAACGCTTCTGCCTACATGGCGAGTGACATTGAAAATCCGCGTATCAACATTCCGAAATCTTTATTTTGGGGAACTTTGGTGGTGATGATTTTATATGTCCTTTTAAATTTTATTTTTCTGTACACCGCTCCCATCAACGAATTGAAAGGTCAAGTAGAAGTTGGATACATTTCTGCTGTTCATATTTTTGGAACAAAAATTGGAAATTTAATGGGGATGCTCATCGCGTTTTTATTAGTGTCTTCCATTAGCTCCATGGTATTTGCGGGTCCACGCGTAGCGCAAGTAATGGGCGAAGATTTAACACAACTTTCTTTTTTATCGAAGAAAAATAAAAATGGAATCCCTGTCGTAGCAACCATTATACAATCAGCCATTACAATTTTATTAATCCTCACGTCTACCTTCGATAAAGTACTGGTCTACATCGGCTTTACCTTGGGCTTATTTACTTTCTTAACCGTTTTCAGTTTATTTGTAATGAGAATAAAGAAACGAGAATTGTCAGGAATCTACAAAACATTCGCCTATCCGATTACTCCAATTATTTTTTTACTTTTGACGGGTTGGACATTGTTTTTTACAATGCAAGGGCACGTTAAAGAATCATTGTTTGGCTTAGCAACTGTGCTTGTTGGAGGTATTGTCTATTTTATTAAAAAAAATGAATCTCAAAATGAAGAAAAAAAAGTACGCTGAAAAAATAATTTTTTCAATCACGATTCTTGCGATGTGTTTTTTGATAAACGCTTGCGGAAATCAAGAAAATAAATCAACTATCGTAACAAAAAACACGGCAGTAAAAAAAGATTCTGTTCCAGTAAAACAAGTCTCAGACAGTATAAAAAAAATAAAAATTTCAGCTGATACAAATGTAACGATCGACCGAACTTTCAATGATATTGCGCGATACATTGCCGGTATGAAACAAGAATCGGGCAGCGATTTCTCAGATTTGGAAAAGGATACCGCTTGGATTCGTCACGCAAAAAATTTCGATGCTGCCTGGAATTTATTGGATAGTAA
Proteins encoded in this window:
- a CDS encoding amino acid permease encodes the protein MSARKISFYTAVSVVIANMIGTGVFTSLGFQLFDIQSVFGIILLWVVGGIIALCGALSYGELASAMPRSGGEYHYLSKLLHPFVGFLSGWVSVTVGFSVPVALSAMALGKYVNEVYPTLNPAMLGCSVVILITLVHSFNLKNSAKFQNIFTVLKVLLILFFIVAGFTINTSQPISILPINSLIPSESWKSIFSPAFAVSLIYVSYAYSGWNASAYMASDIENPRINIPKSLFWGTLVVMILYVLLNFIFLYTAPINELKGQVEVGYISAVHIFGTKIGNLMGMLIAFLLVSSISSMVFAGPRVAQVMGEDLTQLSFLSKKNKNGIPVVATIIQSAITILLILTSTFDKVLVYIGFTLGLFTFLTVFSLFVMRIKKRELSGIYKTFAYPITPIIFLLLTGWTLFFTMQGHVKESLFGLATVLVGGIVYFIKKNESQNEEKKVR